aataaaatttgaaaaTGTAAAAAGAAATATACAATTAAAATGGGAAAAGTAAGTGAAAAAACCGAGTGAAAACCACGCATACAAAACTTAAAGAAAATTCGTCCGGAACAAAACCAGAACCAGAAATGTAggcaacaagaagaaaaagaattgGAACTATGGACAGCAAGTAATCTATCTGAGGTGGTAACTCTGGTAGGACATAAacctgtttttttttttgaaatctgGTGGTACTGAGTTCTAATCCTAAGTGGTGCAAATTTTTTTAAgctaaaaaaggaagaaaaaatgtAAGTGGGCCGAGCCGACAAAGCCTATAATCAATGCCAAATATGAGCTGGGCTACTATACAGTTTATCTACATACAAAAGCGGATATGATTCATGAAAGGTTTATATTGTCCTTTATACGTTTAGTGTGGGGGTGTATCGTGCGTACGGTGTGATACAACGCTGGACTTGGCCTCTTATTACATAGAAAATGGAACTAAAGCCTTCCATCTCTGAACTGTTCGCACTAACGAAAAGCATCCTACACCTACGTACCCACCTATGTAAACTTAGGTAAACTTGCTAAAAAAACCCGTAAACTTAGGTAAACTTCCTAAtatacttcccccccccccccctcccatttTCATGGGGTGGGGCCCGGGCTATTTTTTCCTTCCAATGAAATCTCCCTAAATCAGTTTTCACGTAGCTGTACGTAGAAtaattacgtaggtgtagcaaagCCCCTGCAGCCGTACCTGAAGTAATATACACACGGGTGGCTCGTTGAAACATTCGTCGAGATTTGGTGATGGGCCGGTGAGTATTAATATGGGAAACTGATTCATCACGCACAGCTTCCGTGTCACGGAAACAACGGCACGACAGAGACACAGGCATATACAAATCCTTTGTTTCCATGCAAGTGACATAATACATGGTTTCAGTATTTCGTGGAGTGCGAGAATGACACGGTCCACAGAAACCGGCATACAACTATCCCGTGTCAAACTGCGACAAAATCGGACCATCGGGAGACCTAACCCTCCAGTTCACGGAATCTGCCTTCGTCGCCATCACCGCGCATTGTGCACACGCAAAACTCCAAGTGACACCTTTTTAGCCCCTCGTCACCATCGATGCAGACGCACGGTAAACAACCGCCAAGAAACTCTTCGAGGCATGCAGTGGTCTCTTCTGCTCCGGTATAGTTGTAGCCATCTGGATGTCACATGCAGCTGTGCACATCTGAGTGCCCAGTTAATAATTCTCACAAGGGTATCActgcctcccctcctccctctctgGTTGATCGATCTTATCCTGGACTCTTGGTGCTGGGGTTTCCCTATAAATGGAGGCCAGAAGTAGCCATATGTTCTCATCTCTAAGCTAGCACGGGAGTTAAGCAATATTGTAGCCTCTTGCTCCTCACTGCTGTACTCAAATTACCGACCGAGATGAATGCGAGGGTTTTCGGCAACGTCGGTGAGACCCTGGTGCTCGCCCACGGCTACGGTGGCAGCCGGTTCGTCTGGGACGACGTCGTCCCGTCGCTGGCGGACAAGTTCCGGGTCGTCGTCTTCGACTGGAGCTTCTCcggcgcggcggacggcggcgggtgCTCCGAGCGGCGGTTTTCGTACCACGACTTCGCCGACGAACTCGTGGCGCTGATGGACGAGCTCGGGCTGAGGGGAACAGTGTTCCTGGGCCACTCCATGGCTGGCATGATCGGCTGCATTGCGTCGCTTGCAAGGCCAGACCTATTCAGCCACCTCGTGCTGGTTGGGGCGTCACCTAGGTTCTTCAAATCACACTCCCAGCTTTCGTACTAGTACATGATTTAAATAAACGTAAGGAATGAAATACCGTAAGGATGTCACTGAACCATGGCCGTTTTAATTGCACGTACGTTGGAACAGGTACATCAACGACGACGGCTACGAGGGCGGATTCGACCGCGGAGAGGTGGACGCCATGCTCGGGGCCATCGAGACCGATTTCACCGAGTGGGCGCCGCTCTTCGCCGAGACCGTGGTCGGGGTGGACCACCCGGCGGCCGTCGCAAAGTTCGCCAAGCAGCTGGCGATGATGCGCCCGGGCACCGCGCTCCGCGTCATGCGCGCCGTGCTCACCTGCGACGTCCGGGACGTGCTCCCGGACGTCAAGGCGCCATGCACCATCGTGCACTGCACCCAGGACGCCGTGGCGCCGCTCGCTGTTGCCCGCTACATGCAGCACCGACTGGCCGGGtgcgctggtggcggcggcgcggcctcGGTGGTCATCCAGTCCTCCAGCCACTTCCCACAGCTCACCGCGCCAAAGGAGTTCGTCCGGGTCATTGAGGCCATCTTGCTCCACCGCTGAGCTACTACAACCAGCAATGGATTTCCATGGCCTTGTTGAATGTGAATTAAAAGTTTGCGTTACTTTGCTTTTTTAGTGCTTTCGTCGCCTAGTTATTTGCATGCATGCTTGTAATCCTCGCTAATCGTGCATTTCTGGTTCATCGGTCCTTGTGCTTTCCAGGTTTTTGTGTGACAATAAAAATACTGGGATCTTGTAAGGCTGCCCGTAACGGgggtatcatatactagtattatTATGCATAGAtattaatgtactccctccgtccaataatataagaacgtttttgacactacactagtatcaaaaacgttcttatattattggacggagggagtataatactaTTTTCATAATGTAtaatatcataagttagtatcttaaaTTGCATTAATTATAAGTagaacaacatttaatatgatacggcaACATGATATAATATCACATTCTCTCTTTCCGCATTTAATTATGTGTCACATCATAAAAAAGTCTAGTTGATATGTATGATATCGTTTATAATACTTTTATTATGACCAAGGAAACAGGGACTGAACTACGCTGTCGTCTGAATTTGTGATTTGGGTTGGGTCAgtcacttttttttcctttttgcctTCGGTGTATGTGTGCAGTGTGGTATGGTGTGGTGCGCGTCTGCGTGcgtgagctagctagctagttagctTTGGCTGGATGTGCGCGTGAGCTAACTAGCTCCGGCTCGCCGTGGTGTGCTGTTCATGCAGCAGAGTGTGATGTGTGCGTGCATGCGTCATAGATTGCTTCGACCGGCCGGAGCGCCGGTCTGGAGTCGCAGTGCGTGGCAGGGTAGATGATGAATTGGGAAAGAAATAGGAAGGCCCCACACGAAAAGAAGTATTTGAATGTTGAAATATAGTAAATCTGATTTTGCGTTCAACAGAGCCGGTCACCGTATAATAGAAGAAACAGAATGAAATAAAATctaaaaaaacaaaataataaaattTTCCAAGAAATAATGAATTAGTGGCTTTGGTATTAACCTTTAAGAAGAAAAAAActaaatcaaaatcaaaataatgaggtTTTCTAAGAAAagatgaattagtggcattggtattaacatttgagaagaaagaaaatgaaaacaaaTCTAGAACAAACAATAAAAAATTGTGTACACAATacacaaaaaatgtgttttttaaaaTATGCCAGAATAAGCATATCACTGTGGAATTTTTGCAAAAAGGAGTttcctaagaaggaatgaattagcaACATTgttattacccttaaagaagaaataaaataaaataaatgaataaataaaaataatgaaGTTCATAAGGAACAATGAATTTGTGGCATTGGTATTACtctttaagaagaagaaaaaaacaaaaaaaaatgcacACAACTTTGCCCTGAAATTTCACGTTTTGTAGTATGTAAAGAATAATCATAGAATACTGCAATTTTCATATTATTATTTTTAGTATTTGTGTTATATGTTTACACTCACACAACATGCCAAAATACCAACAAAAAAGCCGActaacaaagaaaaaaaaagaaaaaacacatataaacaaaaacaggaacaaaaaaaagGAAGAGGGTAGGGCTGGGCCACATAGGTAATGGGCTTCAGCCCATCAAGAAATTGACTCGCCCAAATTTGTGGTCAGTCAAAAGAACCAGTTCAAAACAACTCAGAATAGTCCAGAAAAAACACGAATCTCAAAGCAAAAAATCAATGGCTAAAAATTTGATTGGCCCAAAATTGTTTTTCAGGCGACTTACATATAGGTAAAGTGAAGGAAATACATCTCTAAGCTTTCCAAAAGTATCAAATAACCATTGGTGGATCTCTTCGGTTCGCCGAATTCTAAAAAAGTTAATTTCATTTTTGCCCACAGTTTCACGTTTTGTGACACAAATTACCCTCATTTAGCAGTTTTCACATTTGTATTCATTTTAATCAAACTTGTGCCACAAATTATTCTGGGAATAGCTAATGTGGATATTACCAGAATATATGGCATGCACCTTAGAAAGTCAACTAATGTGTATGTCGTTAAGATAACTACTATAAGTGTGTCTAGTGCCCCCTAGAGGGTTTTGTATGATTAATGACAAAGTAGTTAAGGGTCTAATGTCTTTGTGCGTATACAAAAGGTACTTGAGGATTTTGGTTTAACCGGGGAGTATGAACCCTGAAAATTGTGGTGACAGTGAATATCTTCGGAATGCTTGTTCGAGGAACAATCAACTTGCTACTAGGAAAATGAAGTTGTCGTGAAGACATTAGTTTTCTAGTTTCATTTTCTTATTTTGAGTCATAGGTAAAACCGTACTATAAAGGGGGTCTGGGTGATAATTCATATTTAGGTCTTCGGTGTGTGCTCAACCAAACCTatttcttcgagtgaagactttgaaaTCTCTTTGATGTAATTTGTTTCTCTTTTGTGTCTGAGATGAAGTTCTTCGAGACAGTGTAGGTAAAAATCCTCGCAAAGGAGTCAGATGCTTGTTACGCAAGTCAATCTATGGCTACATTTGAAATTTGACCATTTTGCCATGTGTCGCGTGTACGCTGGTTGGCCACTACCTCCAATGGTCATATCGGCCTTGGGATTGCTCccagctataaatagccaccccactTCAACCTTGGGATTGTTAGAATCTTAAGAGAGGAAAACCCAGAGCCTAAAAACAactaagtgattgagcatcacttaacaACTTGATTGAAACTTAACTTAACCTTTTACTCTTGTGGACTATGCATCCACTAAACAGTTAAGTGTCAGTTCTAAGCGTCCATGAGTACTTGTGGACTACCAAAGAACAAGTCTGTGAAGGTGCCGGAGATCACCTTGAAGATCTACAATGAGTGGTTGCACGAAGTTCAAGAGACTTTAGCTCAAGGATAACATGTAGACCTAGTCTTTTAAGTTTAGTATCAACCCCTTCAACCAGATGTAGAGTTGTGCGAGCAACTTGAACTTGGtaaacaaatccttgtcttcattgaGCTTACGGTTTCTATGTCTTCTCACTAAATTACCTCTGTAATCTTCCTATGTTTGAAGAACTTCTCCCTTGCCTCATTCTCTGTGATTGGATCAAAGACTTTACTAAGTACTTAACATTTCCACTCCATATGCCATGTTTACCTTTGTGTCCGTTGTTGCCATCTTACACATAATCCACCTCTTCCCTCTGCTACTGTGCCTACTTCTGCTCCTCTCTTTATCATTTTACTCCCTAGAGATTTTCATATCCACCCCCATTGAAttttttcctcatctcaatcaaaTCAGCGCCCCTCTCACATTAGCTCATCTCTCCTTATTCATGTCAAAGAATGAGAAGAACCTCGAGGTTCACTAGATGTGATGAGGACCTTTGGCAATCTGTAGTCATCATACCCTAGCCAGATGCAACAATGTAGTTTCATTGTAATATTTATGGTAATGCATAAGTCTGTTCATACGTGTTTCCAACACATATGTGGTTTGTTGCATGCACGGTGATTATATGTTTCATTAATTCTAGGACGACTATAACAAGGGGTTGATGCCATGTTGCGACTATATCGTATGTTTCTGCAGACGTTATTCACATTACATACATTTGTTATTTATGTTACATAAGACGCCACCCACTGCAACCAATGGGGGTTTTGCTGCATAGGGCcttctttggtttgtaggaatcttgtaggaattttataggatagGATTTTCGAAGGAAAAATTCCTatggagccctttggtttgtaggaatggattcctattcctatgtaggatagaatccaatccttcacatttcaaaggaaaaaaacattagcctagacccaatggaaaaattcctatcatatgcatcaaatggcatctctttctttTCTTTGTAGGAATTgggatgcatgtcatctcacttcctatgaagTTCCTATTCCTAcaatattcctatcctatgaaccaaaagaggtaGTCTTTTTGCCACATGCACATTTTTAAAACAAATAGATAAAACTTTGCTCTGATTTTGCATATACACACGAAAATCATGTATGTGATTTTTTTTGTCGTGATGCCGCTTCAAAGTCATCGGTAAAACAAGATCAGATGGTGCAAGAGCTAGCCAGTCCTAGCACTACCTTAGAAATATTTCCAATAATATTAAGGACGTAAAAGGGGATGAAATAGCCTAGTGGCTTGTTCATGAACAAGGCCAAAAAATAGGGAACAAAAATCAACCGCATAATAAAAAATAGGTTCATCGTTTGCCCAACCTCTTTCTTCAACATCTAGATCTTATTTAGCTGTGCAGATCAATGTTGGCTCGGCCCACGCCCTTACCTTGTTGATTCATCGCTCATGGTGAATAGGGCCTTTTTATCGACCTACAGGTGGAACGCTGTAAAAAGGGATACTCATAGTTTTTTGCAATGTATTGTCACTATATCGCACAGGGCAAACCCACACATGGGAAGACCATGTAacggtttttcctttttatttatgttttctcAGGTTTCTCTTATCTTTTTTCCTTCCTATCcaattttcctttccttttttgtaTTCAATTTTCTAATTtacaaacatttttataaaattgaTGGACATTTAAGAAAATGCAAACcacttttaaaattcatgaatctTTAAAAAAATTATGGTGATTCAAAAATTATTTAGCTTTTTGAAAATCACGTCCATTTTAaaattttataattttttttaaatttgagaatattttttaaatacatgatcatgttttctaaaatAACAAACATTTTTAACAATcatgatttttacaaattcatgaacacttttttaCTTTTAGTAGGGGAAAAGGTTTTAAAAAAGCTTATTGGGCCGACCCATTTCAAGATCCTTGGGCCTTCTAGGGTCAATTCATCGATTTGAATAGGAGTTCCCTATGAACTTTGCTAGCAACTGTGCAGTGTGACACGGAACCGTAAAAATATCATTGGACAAAAATTTAGTTATGGCGCCAACTAAGAGAAGATATGTTAACAACTTATGGACTCCATGCGGTGATGTCTCAAACAATATGAGAAATATAATGTGGTGAAGTGGTATTAAAATAGATTCTCCCCAAATTAAGCGAATGTATGTCACAATTATTTCACAGAAATTTGTGATGGTGCCTATCTCTTCATTCCAAAGAAGGGTGTGGCGACGGATTGTCTTTTTGGGAACCACTAAGGATCGAACCGATCCATGACGCCCCATTGAACTATCTATGGGGCATCATATGCAAGCACCCATGCGAGGTGGATGAAGTAGCGTATGTGGGAATTTCCAAAATGGTATCACTGATTTTGTAAGAAACGTAGGTTCGTTCGAGTGTTCCTGGTAAACCCACTTGTTATTGTTTAATTTTCGGGAACTAACTATAATTTTTATGGGAACTAGTCAACTACTTTAGCACGGATGAGTTTCCATGTCATATAGTTTGCATCCTTATGAACCGAGGTTTCCCATGTTATCTAACTTTGGTTCCTACACAATTGGAGTTTgcttcaaaaattcaaaaaaaaaatgaaGTTTGCTTTTCCCTCTTTTATGTTGCTTCGATCTAATAGAAAAACATATATTTTTGTTCCTTGTGAAGCATAttatgtttccaaagttattccacgTTGTTTCCTACGTAAACTTCGCCTCAAATGCATTAAAATTTCATCTCTGTAAACCAAATAATTTGCCTCAGTTTGAAGTCTAA
This DNA window, taken from Triticum aestivum cultivar Chinese Spring chromosome 1D, IWGSC CS RefSeq v2.1, whole genome shotgun sequence, encodes the following:
- the LOC123166646 gene encoding probable strigolactone esterase DAD2, coding for MNARVFGNVGETLVLAHGYGGSRFVWDDVVPSLADKFRVVVFDWSFSGAADGGGCSERRFSYHDFADELVALMDELGLRGTVFLGHSMAGMIGCIASLARPDLFSHLVLVGASPRYINDDGYEGGFDRGEVDAMLGAIETDFTEWAPLFAETVVGVDHPAAVAKFAKQLAMMRPGTALRVMRAVLTCDVRDVLPDVKAPCTIVHCTQDAVAPLAVARYMQHRLAGCAGGGGAASVVIQSSSHFPQLTAPKEFVRVIEAILLHR